A region of the Hydra vulgaris chromosome 12, alternate assembly HydraT2T_AEP genome:
CTTTCTAGgtgatttgataaaaaaaatgtcacacacaaaaagatttaaaaatttttattttgcttttttgcctaatttttgagGTGCCTTTGAGCAGTTACAAAATTGAATACAAGTTTCAGAGTCCTAAATATGCAATATTTTATAGTCATCAAACACACAAGGAAGccaattatatataataatgtcatCGGACAGGAGAATCTTGTGGAGATTGTCCTTGCTGAGGCAGAGGTCATACAGGCCTTGCAAACTTTGATTGCAAAACTTTCGGTGGTGTTGATTCGTATGTTTTCTAGTGTTTTTGCCAGCATCTGAAACCTTTTGAATTGTCATTTAGCACAGAAGATAGTTTATCGAAATCTTAAGCGTGGGACAATTGACTGCTAAACAAATGGTTGGCCCATGAGGAGGAAACAAATTAACAGATTTTACGCAGCTTTTGACTTGTTTTGGGCATCAGAATAAAAGCAAGACAGGCTAGAATGGCTTGAGAGTTGCATTGTTGATGTTTGGGATCTGTTGAAACTTTACAAAGGGCATCTAATTCATCCCAGTGTGGTGACGGAAGACATGAGTTAGCTTGTAAAGAAACTTTATGTTGTCTCTCCAGCCGCCTGTTTCCTTAATATCATTTGTACTATGGCTGAAGGCTGCTTTCAATTTATCATAATTGCTAACCAAATCGTTCACAATGTTTGTTGATTTAATTAATCCGTTGAGCTCATCTTCTATGACAACGCGAAAAATGTGTGGGTAGTCTTGGCACAAGCAGTTTTGTCAGTAGAAACCACCAATGTAGCTTTTGCTCTCAATTTGCTTTTATACAGGTTCTCATCCTCTTTGCATAACCATTTGTCTTTAAGCTTTAACCTTAGCAATGTCAAACAGTTCATTCAATGCATTAAAGTCTTGCTTCTTTCTGCAGCGCTCATAGACTTTCAAAAAGTTTGCTAATTTTTGCACAAATGACTTGATCAGATACAGGTAGAAAGTTCAATGTTTTGCTCCATAGGGCTTTAAGCTCttaaaatgcggtagtggtgtagtggtagagtgctcgCCTCACAAGCGAGAAGTTGCAAGTTTAATCCCCACCATGTCCTTGGTAGTAACGTGCTCCACTTGTTTCTcagcgcagcggccttgttcgccgaggttcgtgtttcagagttatagagttgagagagggttgtaaccacaaaaaTAGCCTTCTCAACTCTAGTGGCCTTCTACTTGggaaggtaaaaaataaataaaaaaagctcaACAACAATTATAGTGATTCTCTCTCTCCGTTCTTTGGTGGTGGATCTAAGAAATTTGAAGCCTCCAATGCCTTGGTTTTTCTGGGGCACGCAACTTCTTTCAGTCATTGGTGCTTCGTAAATTGCTACTTTGCCTCGTCTTGATGGGGCTTGAAACTGGATTAAGTCATTGTCAAAATTTCCTTGTTCTTCTCAGTGTCAAACACCGAGAAGAATAAGAAAAtttgttgttgaaattttaaaattttaaacaaattaaaattttttaaaagacatgtTATATCCTACTCAGAAACTGAAATTGAAAAGGCCtaaacatcaaaattaaacaCGTAACAAATTAAAGAAACTGTTACCATGttttcatacattttatttaaaaacaagcaaTTCAAAAgacacaaataaaatatatgtcagttatatgtttgtatataaagcACAAATATCAATGTAGCTcaccaaataataaaaagtctcTTATAATTAGGCAATAATAGTGTTGAGACACAAAATTAAGGTAATTTAAACTTAACTATCTGCTTTGAACACCTCacttatttaatagtttataccATACTGCAAAACTGCTAAAAAACTCTACACGAGCTTCTCGAATGCACAACATTCTACGATATTCTGAAAACTTCCAAACAATTCTCTCAGGGCAGTACCATGAAATTTTTTAGGGAGTTCGTTTATGTAAAGCGAAGaagtttagattaaaaaatatatattttgatttttataacaaaatttgctTGAAACAAAGACCACTTGATATAAAAAGGGGCATCGATTGCACCTAACGACTCCTATAATATAATGCCCTACATTACATTTCAAATTAGTTTGAGCGTGAcctttttcaatatttcattGTAATAAAGGTCATTTTAGTcattaaaaagcaaaagttCATCCATTCCTgatacataaaattaattttaataaaaaaagttcaaaagttataaatacatcaccccaatatatatatatatatatatatatatatatatatatatatatatatatatatatatattacgatatatacacatacgcacacacacacacacacacacacacacacacacacacacacacacacacacacacacacacacacacacacacacacacacacacacacacacacacacacacatatatatatatatatatgagcaaAAGTTAACAAAACTGCTTACTATTTTCCTTATGgttattaatgaaaaagaagAGGGAAAAggaagaataattaaaaaattgatccCTGCCTAAACCCAAACCCTTCGATGTGTTATTAACTTCCTTGCGGGATTCCCTAAaacagtcgatgtatgtactgaagccctcgcctatccctaaatcagtgTGACGTATTATTGCTAACCAAATTATGCaatattatatatgcaatattatatatgatccccaccacgtccctggtagtaccgcgctcaacttgtttctccgcccAGCAGCCTTCCTTCAttcaatcaataataaaattacattccTTACCTTAAGACTTTTGAATGATTTAGAAAGAGCACCATaaagattatcttttttatcCTCTGACAAAAGATACATTAAATCCTGGTCTATaagattttctataaaatacaattaaaaaaaaaaaagtaactttcaaaatttgaaaactcttttacaaatcaatttattttaacgtTATTATAGTATACACCATTTTAAGGAATGTTTACTTTTGGCCTTTCCAGCAGCATAATAACTGTTGTGCCTGTAACTATACAactaaaaagcataaaataatttaaatgtatttaatgacACTCACTCTTAAAAACTATTCAGGTAAAgagcaataaaaatatacattatttatttgacGAGGATGTTATACCCAAATATTGAATctgaaaatgcttttatttataaaacaatatttataaaatacacatacTTGACCAGAATAAATTGCCATCAGTAATGATGAAGATGCAATTTCTTTAATTGAATCTGCTGTAAAACTCTGGAatgctaaatgaaataattaggataaaataatataatagataaaggagggcttcagtacatacattgactgatttAGGGAGAACCCAACAGGGAATTGATAATAGATCTAAGGGTTTGGGTctagatatatttattttaaaaaagtaatatgtacaatataactttattataaatatagcaTAAGATAAATCCTCATAACACTTAAACAATGTCCCAGGTGTATAAATACATACCTCTTTTAACTAATACATTTTTCTCATGGTAAGAAATACCACACGATGAATCTGTACACAAATAACAAATTAGtatgcatatttaaattaatcaatatatatttttgaattaagttCTTGCATTTCaaggttatttacaaatagtataaacTAATATGAAGTAAACACcgaataatactaataatatataaggatagtaataatgataatgtaaacaatataccaaataaaaataataaaaatttgcaataacagaccttataatatataaaattcttaaaacaataaagatttcaataagaataacagtaataataggaataatgtaagtaataactataataataaaacacgaaaataataattataataataataacaggaAAGCAAATACTAGTATAATAATACTAGTagtaatagttaaataaaagtaaaagaaagaCAGTAAAAGCTCAAAATTATAGAAAAgcagtaaaaataacaacaatagtaACCATAAACACACACGTATACAtaaacacacaaatatataaacatacatacgcatatatacatgcacacatatacatacatacacatacatatacacgcATATAcacttaaatatatacatatagacaaacacatatatatatatatatatgcacacataaacatatacatacatacacatataatatatatatatacatacacaagcaaacatacatacacatacatatatacacatatacatatatacatacatatacacacatatatatacatacatacatatacacttacatatatacacacatacacatgtaCATACAAACACATGCACAGTCAAACCTACACAAATACATTTGTTCATACACAGAttcataataaatgttttatgagtagctttgaaaaaagtttttaacttgcTCAAAAAAAAGGATTTAGAATTTATGTTTTCTGTTTTAAGCTGACAAGGGAGATTGTTCCAATCatatgtacataaatattttatggagTTCTTGCCAAATTTGATGGTTTTAAATGgttctacaaaaatattattacaataaggaGATCTAAGGAAATGAGAGTGTTTGTTAAtggtttgaggaaaaaaaattactgaatgTCTTAGGAAGTATACCATGCAAATAATCCCACACTAAGTCTTAGTGTGGGACTTgttcacttttttaaattgtgtctTAGTCTAagacacaatttaaaaaagctatGTTATCCTTTAGCTTAAGAGTTTGCGATAATTTGTACAAGATAAAAACATTATCAACtaagtaattttgaaattgaaaagtACTAAGAGCTTTGTTATGGAGGAACATTAGATTGTTTGAGTTTTGATTTTCAGTTTGTCTCTTAAGTAACTATAATAcatattcaataaattttacacCTGCACAAGTTTGGCAAATTTTGTAATCATCGTTTTCCCATAAGTTACATTGAAATCCATgatcaataatatttttgcagAGCACACACTTTTGTAAGACATTTTCTTCCATCATTTTAAATTACTCTTTTAATCTTATAACTAAATATTGACTAAATAATctagtcaataaaaaattaaacatcatcgtaaaataacttttgattcaacaataaaaacaaacttatatacttttattattatcagtATTTTATCGCTCTAACTAtaaaatcaatctaaatttattACTGCATCAATCTTAATCGAATGTTTCACTAACACATCAAACTCTGCCATCTTAAATTTTGCCTATTTGCTCGCTTACACatttatcttaaatattttaaatattacgcCGTTTGCCCTCATGTTACGAAAAAGCGTAACATGAGGGCTATTTTTGCCCTCATGCTACAGATTTTTCGTAACATGAGGGCAAACTCGTATCCTAAGGGCATTTAGCGTAACATGGGGGCAAAAACGTAACATGAGGGCAAAATTCGTAGCGCTAGGGCATGCAATTCGTAGCATTAGGGCAATGaatactgctactactactactactactactactactactactactactactactactactactactacaactattaatactactactacaactattaatacaactactactactaacaGCATTTTTAGGTTCAGCAATAACATAAAGAGATGCAAAACATTAAAACGGTCACGCTCTAGGTATTCCTCTATTTCgtttgtatataaataagtGCAGTAACTTTGTAATGCACCTGCTTCGCTAAAATAATTGTAGATCAGACCTTTTATCAATAAAGTAGTTGtttgtttgaataaatttaaaagaagttagtTCAAAATCATTAACTAGAACGAAATCCAAATAGTAATAAAAGAActctaaaattctaaaaatgttagaaataaaaggaattcatatttaaaaaaatcaccatTATCAACTTCTTATAAACAACttttgcatatttattttttattcgtaGTTCTTTAGTTTCCATAAATAACTTTCTTCTTGACCGTTATTCTCTCGCTATAAAGTTCATTTACGTATATACGTTCTGCCTAGAGTTTCAACTTTGagtaatttttcattattaaatgtttatccTTACAATTTAAGAGTTTTACAACTAttgttctgttttttaatttttcaccgTACACTTTACTTCCAATATGATGTGCTCTTTCGATAACAATATCCTTTTTAATAACAagctttaacaaatttttatattgctcTCTTTCCaagtttcatttttacttttttcgaTACCACTAAACCTTAAATTGCTTCGTCGACTGCCATCTTTTAATTCTGCTAGTTTGTCATTAATCGTATTATTGCTCTGCTCAAGGTCAAtgctaaagttatttaaagttgatGTTGTTACTTTCTTTTTAGATTCATTCAGTTCTGATAATATGTTTtcgtaatttttatttatgatctCAACAGATTTCTGTTGTTCGTCAACTTCATTTTTTAAGTATGCGTTTTCCATTTGCACACTAACAaacttgctttttattttatcaaacttttcattaaatattttcagtaaaatattttcatgagTCTCTAGAAGCTCCTTaacttgaaaaataacaattattttatttaagtttctgTCTGAATTCTAACAGTTTCTACTTTAAAAGGgcttatttaataactattgatttatttatttttggtgtgtgtgtatttattaaggtgctcccagaagcccttacgatcttatcacagaacaccgTGGAAGGAAGTTTACGTCTTTTTCCTCACCATTGTCTTTTAATGGGCTAGAGTCGGCGTCGAACCACAAACCATCTAGTTTTGAGTAAGAACTCCTACTATTGCGACACGGctgctttttatattaaaaactttttgtctaACTACAATGTTTAAAGTACTTTTCgacattttaactttaattgtatttcttgatttttgatatttaaaaactatttttaaaatgctatagGGTAACTTTACATAACTTCGCCCATCACTTAATGTCGCCCAccctttttaatttctttatatgcttatattgCTTTATATAATCTTTAATTGCTTATATTTCAATTAACTCACACGCTGCACCATCGAAAAGACGTTTGTTTAGAGCAGTAAACCAGCCTTATCAATGTCAAAACAACTTTGACATCAAAACAATCGGAAATGTAGAAGTATCTCTTAAAAAAACCTTTCGTCGTGACCcctattattttttgattaaattgggatgtcatatttaaaaaataattgaaattcaaaatcataaaatttcgTAAGGATACATATAAGgagcataatatttttaaatgttcacaaagaaatatattttatatgcacttttattctatatattattgaggaaattattttataaagaaattaccTTTAATTCAACATCCTTGGCATTAACGTAAAATTGAACCCCAAATTTACTTGATAATTCCTTTGACAAAAATTGATGATACTCACGTTAATGTATTTTTGATTGCCTTTAAAACAATACACTTCTTCTGTGAATTGTTATTAAGAAAactaatcaaaaataaatttctaattacAATGGCCCTGCGTTGAGTATTGAGTAATTGTATAAAAAGCTCACGTTcattaaaacaaacttaattaGCAAGAAGAGGAAGAAAGATATTATTGCAAATAAGTAAACTTTGTCTGCTATAGCATTTTGTTTTCCTGATGATTAATGGTAAGAAAGAATTTAGaattgatttatataatttatataatctttttatgctatgtttttttttaataatagtgtTTAGAAATAATGGGTAATTTATTTacgtttgttttatttattttcaattttaaaactaatattttagttattaaaatgactaaaacatTAGGTCCAAACGTTAGATTCAAAAGGTCCAAAACTCATTTTATGcataataagaatatttttcttCTTCAATAGACTTTTGTAATTACTTAGCTAAACACTTATTCATTTCATCGTAAATTAAGTTCTGCGAAGTTCTAGGGTTGAGATTAGGTTGCAAATACTAACATGTGGTTTTCACCACCATATTTGTAGCTCTTGTAAACTTTGAGcactttatcaaattaatatgaaattcatactacaatttaatttatctaggaattatcttgaaaaaaaacatggttaaaACAAGAAGTGGAGGATGTAGATCATCACCAAGATTTCACCGGATGTTggttgaaaagattttttatgtaacaGTAGCTACAATATGTTATAATACAACTTATCTTCATGATGGTATAATTCCTTTATaccatcattattattattattattattattattattattattattattgttattattattattattattattattattattattgttattattattattattattattattattgttattattgtatttattattattattattattattattattattattattattattattatgcatTTCGCCGGTAAGAAAAGTTTACAAGTTTATgcaatacaaatatataaatacatgggtggggcaagaagaagacaagtTCTGTCTTATTACCAAGCCCATGAAGATAATAATCATGAAGATAAGTtgtattataacatattttataatatataaaattgtaccAACAAGTCTACagcaacaacaaataaaaagaagttcATTTCACTGTCATCTGTATGGCAACCATTGGTTGATCCCGAGAACAATACTGGCGAATATGtactaaatatttaacaaaatttttcatataattaaaaatgcataCATTGTTGTCGTatctatataaacttttttatttaatactctAATGGTCTTATGTGTAATAAGACGtaatggtcttatcacagaacaccgcAACAAGGGCATAAGCATTAAATGAGTTGGTTCCCCATTTCAAGGCTAACCGATAACGTGGATGCTTCGAGCAGGATTCGAACTCGCAACTCTTGTACTACAAGTTCCATGCTATAATCACTGCGTCACGTCtgctcaataaaaaaattaagctcATGAATGGGGAAAATAGAAGACAATATTTGTCTTATCGTTACGGACCGTAAGCTGTGATATGtcgaaactttattttaattaaacattttataattaggATTGATCTCAGAATCCAGACTCAGGTCAAAAACTAGGAAGGAGCGAAAATTCGCATTCAAAATTACCCCATGGTTTTAtacttttctaattaaaatggTGCAATTGAGCATACAAATTAACTAACGAGGTTTAATCTCACTCACCTGTACATAACGTTGCCCTTGGCGAttataagttcttttttaaagtccTACAGTGGCACAGAGTGTgccaaaataccaaaaaatcaATATCAGCATTGCACGGTGAAAAATTGTCATAATGGTGAAGACATGTTCATTAGAgttatcaagttaaaaaaacattaaatattaatttaagcGTAATTTTATGCGTTATTTACACGTTAATTCGACATGTGTTCCAAAAcgctattttgcattttttatttatcaactttCTTAGGctactattgttttaaattaactttattgactttcattttaaactatattattttaattaagaatgTTTTGTTCGCTCaggcttttaaaaataatttaacgtAAATGTAATCTTTAGCTTTTATGTATCGAAAACAGacagtttttgatattttttttgctactaaCCTTTACTATTAGGTATCAG
Encoded here:
- the LOC136088750 gene encoding uncharacterized protein LOC136088750 translates to MMEENVLQKCVLCKNIIDHGFQCNLWENDDYKICQTCADSSCGISYHEKNVLVKRAFQSFTADSIKEIASSSLLMAIYSGQLYSYRHNSYYAAGKAKKNLIDQDLMYLLSEDKKDNLYGALSKSFKSLKSCGYTFKVLLPEAILYLFAKVEGISRIKAEVLLSSYSLQRTTELLNELSDNENVFLETSIPFKKREVIEGGNTHHQAQNVVIQNEETMELLNVYVYFSDKSMCKV